In Vreelandella piezotolerans, one genomic interval encodes:
- the pstA gene encoding phosphate ABC transporter permease PstA, whose amino-acid sequence MRWHRKPPRLTSVGSLLWPWLCAASVALSLLMLATLLTLLAARGLGHFWPATLEQVTLRSGETVIGQPVREAPLPNAAGTERLYFTGNRDLDGDSWRWVALGDIAAVAEPNDLIRLERAPWGDFIGRLDVVESAGQRFEGEAAWAFVAQALRLPDGQRPIARLQLTSAQGDTVSQPLAGVTRFQAPNAMSWSQKVAVWCKRIWQFLSEGPRSANTGGGVWPAIFGTVMMVMLMSVIVTPFGVLAAIYLNEIAHQNRLTRLVRIGVRNLAGVPSIVYGVFGLGVFVYGIGGSIDSWFFEDTLPSPTFGTGGLLWASLTLALLTLPVVIVATEEGLARIPDAQREGAVALGATRLEMLVRVVLPMATPAMLTGVILAVARAAGEVAPLMLVGVAKLAPQMPVDGEFPYLHLERKFMHLGYHLFDTAFHGEDVQAAIPLVFATALLLVLIVLVLNLTAIFLRHYLRRQRGNEC is encoded by the coding sequence ATGCGCTGGCACCGGAAGCCCCCCCGCCTTACGTCCGTGGGCAGCCTGTTGTGGCCTTGGCTATGCGCCGCTAGCGTTGCGCTGTCGCTGCTGATGCTGGCAACACTTCTGACGTTGCTGGCCGCCCGTGGCCTGGGCCACTTTTGGCCTGCCACGCTGGAACAAGTCACTCTGCGCTCTGGGGAGACGGTGATCGGTCAGCCGGTGCGGGAAGCCCCGCTGCCCAACGCAGCAGGGACAGAACGCCTCTACTTTACCGGCAACCGGGATCTTGACGGCGACAGCTGGCGCTGGGTCGCCCTCGGCGATATCGCCGCCGTTGCGGAGCCCAACGACCTCATCCGCTTGGAGCGTGCTCCATGGGGAGACTTCATCGGGCGCCTAGACGTCGTCGAGAGCGCAGGTCAGCGTTTTGAGGGTGAGGCTGCCTGGGCATTCGTTGCACAAGCGCTTAGATTGCCTGACGGACAACGGCCGATCGCACGGCTGCAGCTCACTTCCGCCCAGGGCGACACCGTGAGCCAACCGTTAGCGGGCGTCACTCGATTTCAAGCACCAAACGCCATGTCCTGGAGCCAAAAAGTCGCCGTTTGGTGCAAGCGTATATGGCAATTTCTTAGCGAAGGTCCCCGCTCGGCCAATACCGGCGGCGGCGTGTGGCCCGCCATCTTCGGTACGGTCATGATGGTGATGCTGATGTCGGTCATCGTGACGCCGTTTGGCGTACTGGCCGCCATTTATCTCAATGAAATCGCGCATCAAAACCGCCTGACTCGCTTGGTGCGTATCGGCGTACGCAACCTTGCCGGTGTGCCGTCGATCGTTTACGGAGTGTTTGGCTTGGGCGTTTTCGTTTACGGGATCGGGGGCTCCATCGACAGCTGGTTTTTCGAGGATACGCTGCCTTCCCCCACGTTTGGCACAGGCGGTCTGCTCTGGGCATCGCTGACCCTGGCGCTGCTCACCCTGCCGGTCGTCATCGTGGCCACCGAAGAGGGCCTGGCACGCATTCCCGATGCGCAGCGAGAAGGTGCGGTCGCACTGGGCGCCACCCGCCTGGAAATGCTGGTCCGCGTGGTGCTGCCCATGGCGACCCCGGCCATGCTCACCGGCGTGATTTTGGCCGTGGCCCGAGCCGCTGGCGAAGTCGCCCCGCTGATGCTGGTGGGCGTCGCCAAGCTGGCTCCCCAAATGCCTGTGGATGGCGAGTTTCCCTACTTGCACCTAGAGCGCAAATTCATGCACCTTGGCTATCATTTATTTGATACCGCTTTTCACGGCGAAGATGTCCAGGCCGCCATTCCCCTGGTGTTTGCTACTGCGCTGCTGCTCGTATTGATCGTGCTCGTGCTTAATCTAACTGCCATATTTCTGCGTCATTATTTAAGGCGTCAACGAGGAAACGAATGCTAG
- the pstB gene encoding phosphate ABC transporter ATP-binding protein PstB translates to MLALSSANPPHASVTRFTAETCCLSINQFHLAYAGKTALRDLTLEVPRHRVTAFIGPSGCGKSTLLRAINRLHDLNESVTHRGQIQLEGQDIHAPQMNVTELRRRVGMVFQTPNPFPMSIYENVAFGLRLQGRMPKRKRDDIIEWALTSAALWDEVKDRLHRSAWQLSGGQQQRLVIARTLAVQPDVLLLDEPASALDPISTLKIEELIRNLKSQLTLVLVTHNMQQAARVSDYTAFLQQGELVEYGPTDQVFTNPRLQRTENYITGRMT, encoded by the coding sequence ATGCTAGCGTTATCGTCCGCCAACCCGCCTCATGCATCGGTGACTCGCTTTACTGCCGAGACCTGCTGTTTGAGCATCAACCAGTTTCACCTCGCCTATGCGGGGAAAACGGCGTTGCGTGACCTAACGCTCGAGGTGCCTCGCCACCGAGTCACCGCTTTCATCGGCCCGTCGGGCTGCGGAAAATCGACGTTACTGCGTGCTATCAATCGGCTGCACGATCTTAACGAGTCGGTGACGCATCGAGGTCAGATTCAGCTGGAGGGTCAGGACATTCACGCCCCACAGATGAACGTCACCGAACTGCGTCGCCGTGTGGGCATGGTGTTTCAGACGCCCAACCCATTCCCAATGTCCATTTATGAAAACGTCGCCTTTGGGCTGCGTTTGCAAGGGCGCATGCCCAAGCGCAAACGCGACGACATCATCGAGTGGGCATTGACGTCCGCGGCTTTGTGGGACGAGGTGAAAGATCGCCTGCATCGCTCGGCGTGGCAGCTATCCGGGGGTCAGCAGCAGCGTTTAGTGATTGCCCGGACGCTCGCCGTACAGCCCGACGTGCTGCTGCTCGACGAGCCCGCCTCGGCGCTGGATCCGATCTCGACGCTGAAAATCGAAGAGCTGATTCGTAACCTGAAATCCCAGCTCACGCTGGTATTAGTGACGCACAATATGCAGCAAGCCGCACGGGTATCCGACTACACGGCTTTTTTGCAGCAAGGTGAACTCGTTGAATACGGGCCAACGGATCAAGTGTTCACCAACCCGCGTTTACAGCGCACCGAAAATTACATCACCGGCCGCATGACCTAG
- the phoU gene encoding phosphate signaling complex protein PhoU has translation MDITSDTHSQHISRQFNQELEELKTHLMAMGGLVEKQVQDAVHALLEGDSRLAEKVRDNDRQVNDLQLQIDDECTRVLARRQPAASDLRLVLAVIRATSDLERIGDEASKIARNALLLSENSSSIRGLVEVRHISEHVRKMLRDALTAFARFDTELAMQVVREDESVDDEYGSAMRSLMTFMMEDSRSISSVLSIMWVLRALERVGDHANNLAEYVVYLVKGLDIRHSDPDTLDQKMLKKP, from the coding sequence ATGGATATTACGAGCGATACCCACAGCCAGCATATCTCTCGCCAGTTCAACCAGGAGCTGGAAGAGCTGAAAACCCACCTGATGGCCATGGGCGGTCTGGTGGAAAAACAGGTGCAAGATGCCGTTCACGCGCTGCTGGAAGGCGACAGCCGTCTCGCCGAAAAAGTGCGTGACAACGACCGCCAGGTCAACGACCTGCAGCTACAGATCGATGACGAATGTACCCGCGTCCTAGCGCGTCGTCAGCCAGCCGCCTCTGACCTGCGCTTGGTACTAGCGGTCATTCGCGCCACGTCGGATCTCGAGCGGATAGGCGACGAAGCCAGCAAAATCGCCCGTAACGCACTTTTGCTGAGTGAGAACAGCAGCAGTATTCGTGGTTTGGTAGAAGTGCGACATATCAGTGAACACGTGCGTAAGATGCTACGCGATGCGCTGACGGCCTTTGCCCGCTTCGATACCGAGCTTGCCATGCAGGTCGTGCGGGAAGACGAGTCCGTGGATGACGAATACGGCAGCGCCATGCGCTCGCTGATGACGTTCATGATGGAAGACTCGCGCTCGATCAGTTCCGTGTTGAGCATCATGTGGGTTCTCCGAGCATTGGAGCGCGTGGGCGACCACGCCAATAATCTGGCGGAGTACGTGGTCTACCTGGTGAAAGGCTTGGATATTCGCCACAGCGACCCCGACACCCTAGATCAGAAGATGCTGAAAAAGCCTTGA
- the cysZ gene encoding sulfate transporter CysZ: MVDAITALSQGTRLVYQKGLRRYIFLPILVNLIVYASMLSVVFQGFSGWLDSAMTMVPGWLEWLSWLIWPLFFVSLLVVIFFTFTLVTHLIAAPFYGFLAAKVERQATGREPLDDRGLAKTAIDALGRELVKLGYILPRMAALFMLSWIPGLNLLAPLLWALFSAWVMAITYLDYPMDNNKVTFRDMRSRLSRRWWPSLTYGGLIMLVTWIPLANLFLIPGAVAGAVLMWDGHYRGTQDVVNP; encoded by the coding sequence ATGGTGGATGCCATCACGGCGTTGAGCCAAGGCACGCGTTTGGTGTATCAAAAAGGGCTGCGGCGCTACATTTTCCTCCCCATCCTGGTCAACCTCATCGTCTACGCCAGTATGCTCAGCGTCGTATTCCAGGGCTTTTCAGGCTGGTTGGATAGCGCCATGACCATGGTGCCCGGTTGGCTGGAGTGGCTCTCCTGGCTGATTTGGCCGCTCTTTTTCGTTAGCCTGCTGGTGGTGATCTTTTTCACCTTCACCCTCGTGACTCACCTCATTGCCGCACCGTTTTACGGCTTTCTTGCCGCAAAAGTCGAGCGACAAGCCACCGGGCGGGAACCGCTGGACGATCGCGGACTGGCTAAAACGGCCATCGACGCACTGGGGCGCGAGCTGGTCAAGCTGGGCTATATTCTGCCGCGCATGGCGGCGCTGTTCATGCTCAGCTGGATTCCCGGCCTCAACCTACTTGCGCCGCTTTTGTGGGCGCTGTTTTCCGCCTGGGTGATGGCGATCACCTATCTGGATTATCCAATGGATAATAACAAAGTCACGTTTCGTGATATGCGCAGCCGCCTCTCGCGACGCTGGTGGCCCAGCCTTACCTACGGCGGGTTGATCATGCTGGTTACCTGGATTCCCCTTGCCAACCTGTTTTTGATACCCGGCGCCGTCGCAGGAGCAGTGCTCATGTGGGACGGGCATTATCGCGGCACACAGGATGTAGTGAATCCTTGA
- the phoR gene encoding phosphate regulon sensor histidine kinase PhoR: MRLWSREWWRITWLALLGMCLGWLVGYPGVGLAAGLLFCLIYHLRQLKALFQWLTLHPHDEPPAATGLWGELFDRLYRYQKSQRITQSRLRATLARIQESSEAMRDSVVMLDRHGDLEWWNSAATEMLGLQTAHDRGQHITNLLRDPRFISYFNAREYGEPLTLTSPIDERRILQYQITLYGDDERLVMARDITRLHRLEQMRRDFVANVSHELRTPLTVLSGYLETYGDLKELLPPRLGKGIGQMEEQTKRMQNLVNDLLLLSRLEIDRGGEDHQPLAVGPMLESIRRDALALSHQQHSVQIVLDCEARLIGSEQELRSAISNLAFNAVRYTPEGSQITLRWAALPNGSACIEVDDDGEGIDPVHIPRLTERFYRVDKGRSTATGGTGLGLAIVKHVLLRHDAQLQVESLPGEGALFRCVFPATRVVND, encoded by the coding sequence GTGCGCCTGTGGAGCCGTGAATGGTGGCGCATTACCTGGCTGGCGCTATTGGGCATGTGCCTGGGGTGGCTGGTGGGGTATCCCGGTGTGGGGCTCGCCGCTGGCCTCTTATTCTGTTTGATTTATCACTTGCGCCAATTAAAGGCGCTGTTCCAATGGCTGACGCTTCACCCTCACGATGAGCCGCCCGCGGCAACGGGGCTTTGGGGTGAGCTTTTCGATCGTCTCTACCGCTATCAAAAGAGCCAACGCATCACGCAAAGCCGCCTGCGGGCGACCCTTGCGCGTATTCAGGAATCCTCGGAGGCGATGCGTGATAGCGTCGTGATGCTGGATCGGCATGGTGATTTAGAGTGGTGGAACAGCGCGGCTACCGAGATGTTGGGCCTGCAAACCGCCCATGACCGCGGGCAGCATATTACCAACTTGCTGCGCGACCCACGCTTCATTAGCTACTTCAATGCCCGGGAGTATGGCGAGCCGCTAACACTCACCTCACCCATCGATGAGCGGCGTATTCTGCAGTATCAAATCACGCTCTATGGTGATGACGAGCGCTTGGTCATGGCCCGGGACATTACGCGCTTGCATCGCCTCGAACAGATGCGCCGTGACTTCGTAGCCAACGTGTCTCACGAGCTGCGCACACCGCTGACCGTGCTGTCGGGTTACTTGGAAACCTATGGCGATTTGAAAGAGCTGCTGCCGCCCCGTTTGGGCAAAGGCATCGGTCAAATGGAGGAGCAGACCAAGCGCATGCAGAACTTGGTCAACGACCTGCTACTGCTCTCTAGGCTCGAAATCGATCGAGGGGGAGAAGATCACCAGCCGCTTGCCGTCGGGCCGATGCTGGAGAGTATTCGCCGCGATGCGCTGGCGCTGTCTCACCAGCAACACAGCGTGCAGATCGTACTCGATTGCGAAGCGCGCCTAATCGGCAGTGAGCAGGAGCTGCGCAGTGCGATCTCCAACTTGGCATTCAACGCAGTGCGCTATACGCCGGAGGGAAGTCAAATCACGCTCCGCTGGGCGGCTCTGCCCAATGGCAGTGCCTGCATCGAAGTGGACGACGACGGTGAAGGGATCGATCCGGTCCATATCCCGCGTCTCACCGAACGCTTCTACCGCGTCGATAAGGGCCGCAGCACCGCCACCGGTGGCACTGGGCTGGGCCTGGCCATTGTAAAACACGTTCTCCTGCGCCACGATGCGCAGCTCCAAGTGGAGTCGTTGCCCGGTGAAGGGGCACTGTTCCGTTGCGTATTCCCGGCCACTCGGGTGGTCAACGATTAA
- the phoB gene encoding phosphate regulon transcriptional regulator PhoB — MTAKTVLIVDDEAPIREMIAVALEMADYRVLEADNAQDAHAMVVDHQPDLLLLDWMMPGTSGIELARRLKREEATAELPIIMLTAKGEEDNKIQGLEAGADDYITKPFSPRELVARLKAVLRRATPRGVEDPIEINGLLLDPVSHRVSAHGKALEMGPTEYRLLQFFMTHQERAYTRSQLLDQVWGGNVYVEERTVDVHIRRLRKALGEAHQNLIQTVRGTGYRFSARV, encoded by the coding sequence ATGACCGCCAAGACCGTACTGATCGTCGATGATGAGGCGCCCATTCGCGAGATGATCGCTGTGGCGCTGGAAATGGCTGACTATCGCGTGCTTGAAGCGGATAACGCCCAGGATGCCCACGCGATGGTCGTAGATCATCAGCCCGACCTGCTGCTGCTGGACTGGATGATGCCTGGCACCAGCGGCATCGAATTGGCACGCCGTCTCAAGCGCGAAGAGGCTACTGCGGAACTGCCGATCATCATGCTGACCGCCAAGGGCGAAGAGGATAATAAGATCCAAGGTCTGGAAGCGGGCGCCGACGATTACATCACCAAGCCGTTTTCGCCCCGTGAGCTGGTAGCGCGCCTGAAAGCCGTTCTGCGTCGGGCGACCCCGCGCGGCGTGGAAGATCCCATCGAAATCAATGGGCTGCTGTTAGACCCGGTGAGCCATCGTGTTAGCGCGCATGGCAAGGCGCTAGAGATGGGCCCTACCGAGTATCGATTACTGCAGTTTTTCATGACCCACCAAGAGCGTGCCTATACCCGTAGCCAGCTTCTCGATCAGGTGTGGGGCGGCAACGTGTACGTAGAGGAGCGCACGGTGGACGTGCACATTCGCCGGTTGCGTAAGGCGCTAGGGGAGGCGCACCAGAATTTGATTCAAACAGTGCGGGGCACTGGGTATCGTTTCTCTGCTCGGGTGTAG
- the ubiA gene encoding 4-hydroxybenzoate octaprenyltransferase — MDRSLLRPTGWARLTDFLQLMRLDRPIGTWLLMWPTLWALWIASDGVPGRDVLLIFIAGVYVMRAAGCVVNDYADRHFDGHVKRTRQRPLATGRISETEAQLLFVALVAAAFVLVLLTNWFTVLLSFGGVLLAFIYPFMKRYTHFPQVVLGAAFSWAIPMAFGAVLGEVPLVAWLLFSANVLWTVAYDTQYAMVDRDDDLKIGIKSTAVLFGSADRLIIGLLQLATLALLIWVGLMASLGGFFWLGVVGMAVTFAHQQRLIVHRERDRCFQAFLNNHWSGLLVFTGIALSEWPVAG, encoded by the coding sequence ATGGACCGTTCTCTGTTGCGCCCAACCGGGTGGGCCCGCCTGACCGATTTCCTACAGCTAATGCGCTTGGACCGGCCGATAGGTACTTGGCTGTTGATGTGGCCAACGCTATGGGCGCTGTGGATCGCCTCGGACGGGGTGCCGGGCCGCGATGTACTGCTGATCTTCATTGCCGGGGTGTACGTAATGCGCGCGGCAGGCTGCGTGGTGAACGACTACGCCGACCGCCACTTCGATGGCCATGTAAAGCGCACCCGGCAGCGGCCGCTGGCCACCGGCCGTATTAGTGAAACCGAGGCGCAGCTGCTGTTCGTGGCGCTGGTGGCGGCGGCCTTCGTGTTGGTCCTGTTGACCAATTGGTTTACCGTGCTGCTCTCCTTCGGCGGTGTGCTGCTAGCGTTCATTTATCCTTTCATGAAGCGCTATACCCACTTTCCCCAAGTGGTCCTGGGGGCGGCGTTCTCCTGGGCGATTCCGATGGCGTTTGGCGCCGTGCTCGGCGAGGTGCCACTCGTGGCGTGGCTACTGTTCAGCGCTAACGTGCTATGGACAGTGGCCTACGATACCCAGTACGCCATGGTCGATCGCGATGACGACCTGAAGATCGGCATCAAATCCACGGCGGTGCTGTTTGGCAGTGCCGACCGTCTCATCATTGGCTTGCTGCAGCTTGCCACCCTAGCGTTGTTGATTTGGGTGGGGCTGATGGCGAGCCTGGGCGGTTTCTTCTGGCTCGGTGTGGTCGGAATGGCGGTAACCTTTGCCCATCAACAGCGTTTGATCGTTCACCGGGAGCGTGATCGCTGTTTCCAAGCGTTTTTGAATAATCACTGGTCGGGGCTCTTGGTCTTTACCGGCATTGCTCTAAGCGAGTGGCCCGTGGCTGGCTAA
- a CDS encoding chorismate--pyruvate lyase family protein: MTAPEFSLFPQWLPVAAARPAMSAPWWQWVASTDSLTARLMAAGKPGAFRVRVLRQTIGLPQRDEALALGIAHRRYAWLREVALCIDETPWVVARSVASLHHLQGKGLGNLGERSLGSWLFQKPDLVRGPLEVTSAAPPFNRLTLGSSASSLWGRRSVFEHGGLSLLVQEYFLSTMTDALSLPSR, from the coding sequence GTGACCGCCCCCGAGTTTTCACTCTTTCCTCAGTGGCTGCCGGTGGCCGCTGCTCGGCCAGCCATGAGCGCGCCTTGGTGGCAGTGGGTCGCCTCCACGGATTCGTTGACCGCCCGCCTGATGGCCGCCGGTAAGCCGGGCGCATTTCGGGTGCGCGTGTTGCGCCAGACCATCGGCCTGCCCCAGCGCGATGAAGCCCTTGCCCTGGGCATTGCACACCGCCGCTATGCGTGGCTGCGTGAGGTGGCGCTGTGTATCGATGAAACGCCGTGGGTCGTGGCGCGTTCGGTGGCATCGCTTCACCACCTGCAGGGCAAAGGGTTGGGCAACTTAGGTGAGCGTTCGCTAGGCAGCTGGCTATTCCAGAAGCCTGATTTGGTGCGCGGGCCGCTGGAAGTAACGTCGGCCGCGCCGCCATTCAACCGGCTGACGCTGGGATCGTCGGCCAGTAGCCTTTGGGGGCGGCGCTCCGTCTTTGAGCACGGCGGGCTGTCGTTGCTGGTGCAGGAGTACTTTTTATCCACCATGACAGATGCACTGAGCCTGCCGTCGCGCTAG
- a CDS encoding NAD(P)/FAD-dependent oxidoreductase, whose amino-acid sequence MPNSHTTSSTPSPHSTALAIVGTGMAGVGLARTLRRQGDTRTITLISADSGDDYSKPLLSTGFAKRLGPDKLAQRDASALADELNAEVITHTQVTHLDVDNQTLHLSSGATLRYDDVVLATGAAPRRPFSVPSALAERCFTVNDLDDYRHLHEALTQPSRVAIIGAGLVGCEFANDLHAGGHQLTVIAPESAPLPRLLPEPLGHALANAFHAAGIRLALGRSLDTLSQAADNAVALHLDNGERHAVDLVLFATGLIPRTALAEAAGLTVSASGIHVDRHLRTRQPNVYALGDAACIDGVNAMYVQPLQASVKALAATLTGTPTAVRFGAWPVVVKTPLLPIVAYPPTQPPKRWRIEGDGDDFTALAEDKDGRLIGFALTGGCVRRKVELSRAAPTLLG is encoded by the coding sequence ATGCCCAACTCACACACGACCTCTTCCACGCCCTCTCCTCACTCAACTGCTCTGGCGATCGTCGGAACCGGCATGGCAGGCGTGGGGCTAGCGCGTACCCTGCGACGCCAGGGAGATACACGCACTATCACGCTGATCAGTGCAGACAGCGGCGATGACTACAGCAAGCCCCTGCTTTCCACCGGCTTTGCCAAACGCCTCGGCCCTGACAAGCTCGCCCAGCGCGATGCCAGTGCACTGGCAGACGAACTCAATGCCGAGGTCATTACCCACACCCAAGTGACGCATCTAGATGTGGATAACCAAACGCTACACCTGAGCAGCGGCGCCACGCTTCGTTACGATGACGTGGTGCTGGCCACCGGTGCCGCCCCTCGCAGGCCATTCAGCGTGCCCAGCGCACTGGCGGAGCGCTGCTTTACCGTCAATGACTTAGACGACTACCGGCACCTGCATGAAGCACTCACTCAGCCGAGCCGCGTGGCGATCATTGGGGCCGGGCTCGTTGGCTGTGAATTCGCCAATGACTTGCACGCAGGCGGACACCAACTCACCGTAATCGCGCCGGAGAGCGCCCCACTGCCGCGGCTGCTGCCCGAACCACTGGGTCATGCGCTGGCCAATGCGTTTCACGCGGCAGGCATTCGCCTCGCACTAGGGCGCAGCTTGGACACGCTTTCCCAAGCGGCCGACAACGCCGTAGCTTTGCACTTGGATAACGGCGAGCGGCACGCGGTAGATCTCGTCCTCTTCGCCACCGGCTTGATACCACGCACGGCGTTAGCAGAGGCCGCTGGCCTAACCGTAAGTGCCAGCGGCATTCACGTCGACCGCCACCTCCGCACTCGCCAGCCTAACGTTTATGCCCTGGGTGATGCAGCCTGTATCGACGGTGTGAACGCCATGTATGTCCAGCCGCTGCAAGCCAGCGTTAAAGCGTTGGCGGCGACGCTCACCGGCACGCCTACCGCGGTTCGCTTTGGCGCATGGCCCGTGGTGGTCAAAACGCCGCTACTGCCCATCGTGGCCTACCCCCCAACGCAGCCACCCAAACGCTGGCGAATCGAAGGCGACGGTGACGATTTCACCGCCTTGGCCGAAGATAAAGACGGTCGTTTGATTGGTTTTGCGTTGACAGGCGGCTGTGTGAGAAGGAAAGTGGAGCTTTCCAGAGCCGCCCCCACCCTGCTAGGCTGA
- a CDS encoding HU family DNA-binding protein, which produces MRKPELAAAIAESADLSKDKAGQVLNVILDEITNSVAKGEDVALIGFGTFTVRERAARTGKNPQTGAPLQIPASKNVAFKPGKALKDAVS; this is translated from the coding sequence ATGCGCAAACCTGAACTCGCTGCCGCGATTGCTGAAAGTGCTGACCTGTCCAAAGACAAAGCGGGACAAGTGCTCAACGTCATTCTGGACGAAATCACCAACAGCGTCGCCAAGGGCGAAGACGTCGCCTTGATCGGTTTTGGCACCTTTACCGTTCGCGAGCGCGCTGCCCGCACCGGTAAAAACCCGCAAACCGGCGCACCGCTGCAGATTCCGGCCAGCAAAAACGTGGCATTCAAGCCAGGCAAAGCGCTCAAGGACGCCGTTTCCTAA
- a CDS encoding LysR family transcriptional regulator, with protein MDIPHQRLVYFRVTLESGSVRRAAARLDIAPSAVSRQIALLEEALGATLMERQRDGISPTPVGEMLLEYCERRGALDEGFIASLESYQRMETGKISLTVGEGFVSDLVASPLHEFTQRYAGIQLDIHTAGTSGIIEAVVGDHSHIGLMFHERTHPQLRFWASSPQPLMAILSPSHPLTCQATPLTLTQLSDQPMAMWDTTHGVRQMVDQAFQQARIAPRMAMNTNSMVILAQYVRSGMGITLLPAFAVAHDLEVGTLVARPVDHPLFQRSQAHMVTRVGRQQPKASILLLRHLQRWMQAFRDPALDQPTPLP; from the coding sequence ATGGACATACCTCATCAACGCTTAGTGTACTTCCGCGTTACCCTGGAATCTGGTTCTGTGCGCCGAGCGGCAGCGCGCTTGGATATCGCTCCCTCGGCCGTCAGCAGGCAAATTGCGCTGCTGGAAGAGGCCCTGGGTGCGACGCTCATGGAGCGCCAGCGCGACGGCATCTCACCTACTCCCGTAGGTGAGATGCTGCTTGAGTATTGTGAACGTCGTGGCGCCCTCGATGAAGGATTCATTGCCTCGCTGGAGTCCTATCAGCGCATGGAGACCGGCAAGATATCCCTGACCGTTGGCGAAGGGTTTGTCAGCGACTTGGTGGCTTCTCCTCTGCATGAGTTCACTCAACGCTATGCGGGCATTCAGCTCGACATCCACACGGCGGGTACCTCGGGCATCATCGAGGCGGTGGTGGGCGATCACAGCCACATTGGCTTGATGTTCCATGAGCGTACTCATCCCCAACTTCGTTTCTGGGCCTCCAGCCCGCAGCCGCTGATGGCGATTCTCTCGCCCAGTCATCCCTTGACCTGCCAAGCCACCCCGCTCACGCTAACTCAGCTTAGCGATCAGCCGATGGCCATGTGGGATACCACCCATGGCGTGCGTCAAATGGTCGATCAAGCTTTCCAGCAGGCTCGCATTGCCCCCCGCATGGCGATGAACACCAACTCCATGGTGATTCTGGCGCAATATGTCCGCAGCGGCATGGGCATTACCCTGCTGCCCGCGTTTGCCGTCGCCCACGACCTGGAAGTGGGAACGCTGGTAGCACGCCCCGTCGATCACCCGCTATTTCAGCGCTCTCAGGCCCACATGGTCACCCGTGTAGGGCGCCAACAGCCCAAGGCCAGCATCCTGCTACTGCGCCATCTACAGCGCTGGATGCAAGCCTTCCGCGACCCGGCGTTAGATCAGCCGACGCCACTGCCATAA